A stretch of DNA from Nyctibius grandis isolate bNycGra1 chromosome 30, bNycGra1.pri, whole genome shotgun sequence:
ATCAGGCAGACAACATGACTTTGTGCATGGCAGGGACTGCACCTAATGCCCAGGAGTCCATTCCTGTCCTACCTGCCTCACTGCTGCCCTGGGCCAGACGCCAGTCTGGCAATGTGTCCGCCTTTGGTGACTGCTTGTGTTTGGTCTTGGGCTTTCAGGGCTGGTTAGCTCGACGTGATAGAAGAGTGAGAGCTGACTGTTGATGTTGGTTTGTTGCTTGTTACAGTGTTTGAGGGAGTCTGTAGGACGTGATGGGGCTCCCCATCAGGACAGGGGCATTCAGCATCTTACCAGGGTGCTCCAGATACCCTAAACTGTAGTCAGCTCTCCTGGACTATCTTGACTATGATCAGAGAGTAGGACAGCTCTTTACCCTGGCCCTGGACCAGTAGTGGTCTCTGGCAGTTCAGGTGTGGTCCTCAGTGCAAAACAGCTGTGGTGGTGCTTGTCCTTCCGGGTTAGTGGGAGCAGAGTGTCAGAGGGCTCTGAGGCGCAATGGGCCATTCATCAGCAGGCTCGTATGGGTACAAACAACCCTCAGTCCTCTCCCTTTGAGGAGCGGCCCCATGTATGGACTCATCGCCCAGGATCACCTTGGTGTTCAAATACTGGTTACAGCAGTCTACGAGAAGCCCTCGGAGTTGTAGGACTGTTTTGAGGCGTGTGTTGTGCCTGTGCATCTGCACGGCCAGAGCATTCCCTCTGTGCTGTAGGCTTGGTTTGGGTCTGTCAGGCCAGGTGCTGACCCCAGGCCCTTCTGCTCTGAACGGTGAGAAAGATTGCTGGGACGAGATCAGAGCAGTGCTCCAAACAGGCACAAAGCCCCGTCTCTGAGGTCTGGCCCCTGTTGACTTGCTGGAGGCGTTTGGAGACATTTGGGTCAGTGAGGTCAGGTGAGATCTAGCAATGGCCCACACGACCTCACGCCTGCTGAAGGGTCTGTTCTGGATCGTTGGGAGAGTGGGGAAGGCTGAGGGCAATGCATGGTGGTTCGCATCTGGAGGTTTTCCCTGGAAAGGCTGTGGCTTTCAAATTCACATCTTTTTACGTGGTGGCAGGACACCTTCACCTGTTGGTTGATGGTATTTTTGCTCAGTAGGCAGGACTAGTTTCCTGTCTCCAGTGCACTGACTCAGTTCCCCTGTGTGACCTAATTCTAGATTTAACTCAGCCTTTGCTCCAGTGTGTGTTTTAATACTTCCCTTGGGATCTGTGAGGTCTTGCTTCTCAGCAGCTGGAAATCCTGCCCCTGAGCAGGGGGCCTGAGGCCCAGGTTTTGGGTTTGGCTTGGAAGAACTTTCAGGTTTCGACACCTGGGCCAGACAACTGCAGGCTGACACAGCTTGCCATGTCCTGAGGAAGGATTAACCACAATAGGAAAGGCTTGGCAGGGCTGCAATGGTCTTTGTAGGTTTAGGGTACCAGCTGTCCTGCAGTATCTGAAGTAGGTTGTGAGTCTGACTTATCCTGatccctctctgccttccttgGGGTTTTGCTTCTGATCCACTGCTCTTCTGTGACAGCAGCCACTTAGCAGCAAACCTACCTCATGGCTGCAACCTTGTGCTCCTACTTCTGCAACCAGCAGCTTGAAACAGTGTGTGTCTACCCGAGCAGAGAACAGGACCACAGCAAACGTTTGCCGTTATGTTACCTTTGAGGAGGATAGAAATCCTGCAGCATGAGATGGAGAAGTTAGGGATATCCTGGGAGTGTGGGGGGAGGCTGGGAGAGAACCATGAATTCTGGTGGCTCTTGGGAGAAGCATCGAACAGTACAATCCCACAATGGGGACCTAGAGCTGGCCTGAAGACGGTAAGTGTTGTCAgtagtttttaaagaaaaaaaaacccctttcaccaagttcttttctgaatttctgttccacctctttttctttctttttagaaaaactCAGAACAAACTGTCCTTTACACACAGTGAATCTCTCctatcatttttcttctgtcttaagAGCCAGAATGCTGTTGATGGTTGCACATTTCTGGCCAGCATCTGTCAGGTTGCTAAAACCAGCTGAGGACAGGCTGTGATATGCTAGTGGGGAAGAGTTCTGCCTTTGAATTGGGGTGGGCTGGAAGTGACCACCgggatttttgtcttttcatgtGCATGGTCCAGTCAAACATAATGTTTCTTTGCACTTGTATGCTGGCATCTTTCAGAGGCACAGCGGATTGGTTTGGGGTGAGCAAAGACAGCGACGCTACTCAGAAATGGCAGAGAAAGAGCCTCCGCCACTGCAGCCTGCGGTATGGGAAGCTGAAACCTCAGGTCATCCGGGAAATGGACTTGCCCAGTCAGGACAATATTTCTCTAACAAGCACAGAGACTCCTCCTCCGCTCTATGTCGGACCCTGCCAGCTGGGCATGCAAAAGGTGAGTAACCTGGGGCAGAGTCAAGGCCATCGCGAGTTTCCTGCACAGTGTCTTTACCACTTTGGCAGCTGTGACCTCTCTGCGGGCTTAGTTCTGCCTGAACATGTCTGGGCTCCATGCTCAGACACTGCTCAAGTCTCAGATGCAGTTTGGCAGACTCCCTCCTTCAGCAGCCTCTCTCCAGTCTCGTTGGCTGAGATCCCTCAGCTGTTGCGGTGATAGGCTCAGAGCCGTGTTTGTCATGTTGACTGTGGTGGTGATGAGATGTCCAAGAGCTCTCAGCTTGGGCTTTTTGCTGCCATTTTGCAAGGACAGAATTCTGTTGTACACAGAGAGGTATCCTGGACCCAAATACACAGTGACAAGCCTGGTATCTCTCAGGACACTTGCCTAGTGGATCCTTGTCCCGAGCAGAACGCAGGCAGTAGCACAGCTACTGTCCTCATAGAAACCTAGTTATGTTTTAGGACTTTGAAAAGCGTCTCTTGCATCAGTGGTACTACAGCTCTGCTCGCGGGTCCTCAGAAGTGGTTTTGGGTGCCTGCAAAGGGCATTTGGTAGCCCCCTACTCGCTGTCTTCGAGTGTGACCCCAAGGGACAAGACCCAGTCAAGCATATCCAGTTACCAGCACTTCAGAACTAACCCACAATATCCCAGCTCTTCCCTTTGCTCCATTCAGTGATTAATCGATGTGGCTGATTACTGTGTATTAGTGAGCACCACTGCGACTTGGGTGAGTGGGGAAGCAAATTCCTTCCAAAGCAGGTTAGTCTGTGACCTGAAGCCTGGCTACATCactgaagcagaggaaaatattGTGCATCATTCAATCTAGTTTCACCTTGTTGTGCTCTCTCCTGTTTTCTTACTAGCTGAAGTGTCTTGCAGTTAGTCTTTGGTCACAGGAGACTCAGAAATATTGTTGGGCTCTATGTGAGCTACATTAAGTCAGAACATGGTATCAGTAGGTGTAAGCTTCCTATTGAGTGTGCAActgtgggttaaaaaaaaagcttgtaaaACATTAGGATAAAGCATAGAAGTCTTCTGGAAACCACAGCTGTGATGATGTAAGGACAGAGGCAAGGTTTGTAGCTGAAGGCAACATTTTCATTAGGTTGATTCCTATGTTTGGAAGAAGTGAGAGCTTTGGCCTGAAGAGTCCCAAAGAAGGGCTTGCAGCTCCCGGAAGCTTGcctgctttttccagctgttaTAAATTAATGGAAGCAGATGTAAATACACCGTTAAGCTTCAACAGGATACTGTTTAAGTCCTGGGCTGTCCAGTATCAGAAAGGAAACTAGCTGGAAAAAGAGCATAGCCATTTTCAGGGATTTCTCAAACTCCTGTTCAGACAGCACGTTCTCTGACTGTAGAGCTCACTGCCACAGGAGATGAATGAAAGCAAGAGCTTAGAAAGGGCTGAAGGAGGTTTGGCGTTACCTGTGAACATCAGGACCATTCTGAGTGAAAACAGTCAAtaccaataaaagaaaaagaaaaaaaaaaggggggggcaGTGGAGGAGGTTTGAGGACTTAGGTTTGAGGCTTACAACTAGGGCTTAGCTTGCAACAGGTTATTCCGGATCTCCCTATTGCAGAATTGCTTGTTGGTCCATCCAGCCTGGTTCTTGGTCAGTCCCAGGAGCCAGGCCACTGTCATGGTCTCAAGATGATTGCTTGGAGGGCGGAGGGCTTGGTGGGGAAGGGTTTGGGGGTGAATGGACTGACGGGCTGCTTCTCTCAACAGATCATAGACCCCTTGGCCCGCGGCCGAGCTTTCCGTATAGCTGACGACAATGATGGCTGCAGCATCCCACACACCCCGATCACGCCAGGCGCCACGTCGCTCTGCTCCTTCACCAGCTCGCGCTCAGGGTTCAATCGCCTCCCACGACGGCGGAAACGGGAGTCTGTTGCCAAAATGAGTTTCCGAGCAGCTGCAGCTTTGGTGAAGGTACTGTctgtgggagggcagggaccaGTCTGGTTGCAGGATGGAGCTCTGCCCTGAGAGTGAGCAGAGAGGATGGGAAGAGCAGTGGttgaggagaagaaactaagCCATCTCCTGTTCCGTTTCAGCCATGTGTCTAGGAGGCAGGATTTGCAAGAAGCAGGGGTGATGGCTAGGGGTACAGgtcttgctttctgtttattgGCCTGGGGGCTTTGATTACCACAGCCAGCAGCCTCAGAGCATTCCAGCAGGTCCAGTTCAGCCTGTCTGGACCTCTGAGCAGTCCGTCTGCGTCTGGTCAGCAGTCATGGAAGAGCAGAAGTACCTGAGGCTCTTACTATGCAAGTCTCTTCATCCTGCCACGTGTCTGCTTTCCTGGGCCCAGTGAACTTTTTGCTGTGTTCAGTACCACCCATCACTGCGGTTTGGTCAGAGTCATTGTACAACACGTGGTAGCAGAGCGTGTTGCAAGCCTTACCCACATGGGAGATGGGCACTGTGGATTGAGATGTGGGATAACACCCGTGAGTCTCACCAGGAAGGTGTCACACATCAGCAGGTCTGCTGTGCTCTACACACAAGTGTGAACCAGCTCAGCACTTGGGCTCGCTGTGCTCCGGCTGGGGTGGCCCTGCATGTGCCTGGGATTCTGGTTTCTGGCAGTGACTTGATGCCACTTCCTCTGGCTACAGGGGCGCTCTGTGAAGGACAGCACCCTGAGGAGAGCTCAGCGCCGCAGCTTCACCCCAGCAAGTTTCCTGGAGGAGGACACGGTGGATTTTCCAGATGAGCTCGACACTTCTTTCTTCGCTCGGGTGAGGGGCAGGGCTCTGGCATGGTACTGGCCTCAGAGGCAGTGCAAGACTCTGGGTCTGGCAGGATTGTGTGTTGCAGAGAGCAGCACTGCTTTCTGCCAGGGCTGGTGTCTCAAATGTGATGCTGGCTTCTTCTGATGggacttctgtttctctgcccAGGAAGGAGTCCTTCATGAGGAGCTCTCTACTTATCCAGATGAAGTGTTCGAGTCGCCATCAGAAGCTGCAATCAAAGATGCTGAGATGAAACCTCCGGATCAGACAGATCTCACAGGAGGTGCCTTGGACAAAAATGAGCTTGAAAGAAGCCACTTGCTACTGTGAGTATCTTCCTGGAAGCTGCCAAAGCCTAAAATGGGGTGGCCAACCCATTCAGAGTGGGACCTCCTGCATGGAGGAAGCCAGGATCTGAGTGCTGTGGGTGCTTGGTGCAGAGCTCAAAGAGCAGTCCAGTGATGGGTTTTCTTTAAACCCAGCTTAAGACCTCCTGCCCCTGCTACCTGTGAATGTGAAAGGTGACTCTGAGGCCACCTCTGCAATCTCTTCAGCAACTTCCAACCTCACATGATGTGTTTTGGAGACTGTATCATGCCTTGAGGAAACAAAAGAcactttaaatcagctgtgaggatgctgggGGGCCAGCCTTCAGCTATGGGAACATAGCAAAGATGAGAAGGCTGTTGCCATTGCCACAGTCACCAGGAACTGTTGTCCTGCTCCAAGGAGCCGTGTGAAGCATTGCTGAGTGTCGAGCTGGGCTACATTCCTCACTTGAAACAAGAGAAAGGTGTGGCACTGATGCTGAGAGCCCTACAAATATGTGGGTGGTACTGTACTGTATGCCTAGATTTTTTCCACCTGAGTAACTGGTACTGAGTAATTGCTCTGTGTCGTTTCCGAGTCAGCTCTAGCTTATCTGGTAGCTCACCCCAGCAGAGAGCTCCACTGGGTGTGAAGATGGAGCAGACAGGGAGGTCCTTGTTGTGGTTCTGCTGCTCATGGCCCATCTTGCTGTGTTGGCGCTTTCCCTTCAAGTGTTTCCAAGAACTTGACTCAGTCTTAACATAAGTGGAAGCAGCAAATGGTGGGAGTTTGTTGTCACTCCTCTGAGATGGTCTCGGTCTTCTTGGCTCCATTTGAATCTTCTCAAATAGTTTTATTATtgaggaaaatacatttcttttacaCTTTGGAGAACTGTTATCAGAATCATAGTTGGGTGTCCTTTTAGGTGGCCAGGTGTTTATTTTGGCATAGGCTGATAGCCCAGCACTGGAAATGTTGGGAAACAGCGCATCCATAACACAGAAACCACTTGAACTGTGGGGGCGAGAGCGGGCTGCAGTGGAATCTGCACTTTCTGTTGGAGAAGGACTTCCCCAGGGGGAGGTGGGACTTCCAGCTTTATAAAAATGCACCTTCTGCAAGGTGCAATATTGAAAATAGCTGAAGTTTCACAGTGGTGTTTTTGGCTAAAGAGGTTCAGATTCTCCCTCGTCCTGTTGCCTGTCCGTACTTCAGAGCTGTCATGATGTCTCCAAGATGCTCTAGTGATCTTTCACTAATTTTTCAGCTGGTTTCTCTGACCACTTCTGACAACCTTTGTCCTTGTGCACGTGGGGTCACGTAGGAAGCCAGAGGAGGTACATGACTAGGGCACATGCCAGGGACATGCTTACTACAGTGCAAGGCAGCAAGTGAGGGTGAAATGGGAGGTAGGTTTCTTTTTGGTCAGGGTCTGAGTGCTGCAGCCCTGACCTCCAGGCTGCTGTGTGAGAGCAAGGAAATACAACAACATCTGAATATGATGACTTACAAAGCAGGTACTATTCACCAGTGGCTTGTGCAATGTTCATCACATACTCTAGTTTGGTAAAAAAGCCTTCCTTTAGACAGGGGTGCTTGGGATTTTTATTGTCTTGTTGATGCCTGGTTTTGTTGTTCTCCCAAAAAATGCACACCTCGGTGCAAATAAAGGGAGGAACGCGAGACAGATTGTGAGAGGTAACTGGCACAGCTTGCAGCACGTGACAGTGTCACTTGCTTGGTGTGGGAAGCTGCTTGGATTCCTGCTCTTCTCCTCTGTCCGATTTGGTGGGAATGGGGGTTTGACTTGCCTGTCAGGTCAGGGCAAAGTGCTTCAAGGGTGGGGACTTCCACTGCTGGGCTAAACTACACTTCCATTTCGTAGCAGAGAGCAGAGTAAGAGGAATGAAGTAGAGGAGGAAATAGATGTGCATGAGGCTGCAGATgtgcccagctgcagcctccCCATTTTAGCTTGTTGTTGAAACACTTCTTTAAAGCCTTGAGAGCTCCTTGTTGGTGGGGCTTAGTTTGGCACAGCTGCCTTGTGCCACCTTCTGCATGTAGTCCTGTGCTTTCATCAACTGGCACTGCGTAACCCTTTGAAGTACAGCTTCCACTTCAGGGCACCTCGTCtgccctcagctgctgctcagcccaGCTGTGGTGGGACAGGCAGAGGGTCTGCTGCCACCAAAGACCAGGGAAGGGCTGGTCCGCGTTGCTGTGCCGTGCAGAAGGAAACCATTGCTGTCCcgcttttttatttcagtccaCTGGAGCGAGGCTGGAGGAAGCAAAAGGATGGGGCCCTGGCCCAGCCCAAGGTCCGCTTGCGGCAGGAGGTGGTGAGCGTGAGCCCACAGAAGCGTGGCCAGCGCATCGCCGTCCCCGTCAGGAAGCTCTTCGCCAAGGAGAAGAGGCCGTACGGCCTGGGCATGGTGGGGAAGCTGACAAACCGCACGTACCGCAAGCGCATCGACAGCTATGTCAAGCGGCAGATTGAGGACATGGATGATCACAGGTGAGAGCTGCAGTCACAGAAGAGGTCCCAACAAAACTAGAGAGTGAGTGATTGCTGTTGCCCCTTACTGACTCAGGTCACTGCCTCGGGGTGGTTGGGTGAAACCTGCTGCTAAAACCCCCTGGTCTGTATCCCTGACGTACAGTGCAAACTGCAGCAGACAGCAGCATGTTGGCATCACTGTGCACTGGGAGCTCACCCTGCTCCTCACGTTGCTTTGGGTGTCTGTATCTCTACTACCTGGAGGGACTGCAGATCTCTGCCCCATGACCACTGTCCTGTGATGAACAGGAAGGCTCAGGTATCCCTGCCTCTGATCGTTCCCCTAAAGTCATTGTTTCAGACCCACAGCACACTTTGGCATCAGGCTTATGTGTTCTCATGGATGTTTTCTTGGGAGAGGGTGGCTTGCCCAGTGTAATGTGGGAGTTGCAGTAAACAGGGTCTGTCTGCAGCAAGACCTTAGGTTATTGCCTCCGGTCTTGTGCATCCTGGCCCTGTACCCCAGATTCTGCCAAGGTGCCTGGGGAAAAATAGCAGCTTTTCTCCTGTATTCTGTGAGTAGATGTAATATGCCTGGGTTTCTGCCTCtgatcttttccctttccctccatcCAGGCCTTTCTTCACTTACTGGGTCACCTTTGTGCACTCACTCATCACCATCCTCGCTGTGTGCATCTACGGCATTGCCCCTGTGGGGTTCTCACAACATGAAACTGTTGATTCAGTAAGTAAATCCCCCAACTTGCCTGGAGTGTGATTGTGTTCTCAGCCTTCAGCTGCTGGCTTTTGTGTCATAGTCTTCAGTATATTGGCTACTTGCCTGAGGGCCTTGATGGCTGGATGCTGGGTGTCCAGCCTTGGGGGCTGCCTGCAGCATCTCTGTGAGTCTCCACACcaccttctctccctcctgcagccacatTGCTCTTGACATCAAATTATATCTGGCACAAAGCATGGTGGGCTCTTTGCAGGCTCTGGTTGTGTCTCTGCTGGGAGCCCTTTCAAACAACTAGTTCTCCTCCTGGTGGAGACCAGAAGGATCTTCATGGCAGGGAAATATTTCAAACCTGAGTTAAATTTTTGCAACAGTTGCAGGATTTTGCTTCTGCCAGGAGCAAAACTGAACTGTCTGACTTTGAGAGCTGATCTTGAAGCTGTTTGTAGCCTTCCCACATGTTGTTAAAGGTCTCTGGGGTATGTATCTCTACAGCCATATCCCCACTCCATGCAGGGGATGCCCTGGGGAGCTTCTCATCTATGTCTGGCAACTTTCAGAGCACTGTCACCAGCACCTGGGCCTATGCTGCTGGCAGGCACTGCTTATGCTTCTGAGCTGTGTGGAAATTTTTGCAGGCTCTCAAGCCACTCCCAGGTCTCCAGGCCCTGGGATTTCTTGAAAGTTGAAGTAGCCAGAGAtagacattttaaatgaaatcttaAGATGGAGGTGCCCACGCCTTGATGGGGGTTTACCTGTGATCCTGCAAAAGAGCAGTTTGAGAGAACCCCGTGCCCAGTCATTGGCTGTGGGGATTTCTGTGCATCCTGGGTGCTGTTTTCGCCAGCCCCTGCTGCTTGCCCTGCTGACCCTGTGGGCAGGAGCTCATGGGGCTCTTGCTTTCTCTCCGTGCAGGTCCTACGAAACAGAGGGGTTTATGAGAATGTCAAATACGTTCAGCAGGAAAACTTCTGGATCGGCCCCAGCTCAGTGAGTGCCATTGGCTGGGACTGTTGGTGGGCTGATGGGGAGCTGTGTGCTGCAGCCATGGCACTTGTTCTGGGCTTGCCTTCTTCAGCTATTGAGAGTATGCCTGATATGTGTTGGGCTTCATCATGCAGGACTTGGCCCTGGTCCTTTGAGTCCTGATGGGGGTACCCCTCGCAGttcccccagcctgctctgccccaggcgGTCATTGCCTGCCCCTCGGCTGAGCTGAGTGTTTCCATCTCTGGCAGGAGGCCCTGATCCATCTAGGGGCCAAGTTCTCGCCGTGCATGAGGCAGGACCAGCAAGTGCACAGCTTCATCAGCGCCAAGCGGGAGAAGGAGAAGCACTCGGCCTGCTGCGTGCGGAACGACAAGTCAGGCTGCGTGCAGACCTCGGAGGAGGAGTGCTCGGTGAGTGTGGTGGCCCCTTTCGTGCTGTCCCTGCAGGCTCAGGGCTACTTCTGTTGGTGCTTCTCCCACCCTGGCCTTCATGGTGAtgcctctcctctctcctgcagtCCACGCTGGCCGTGTGGGTGAAGTGGCCCCATCACCCCAGCACACCAATGCTGGCAGGAAGCAAGAGGCAATTTGGGTCTGTTTGTCATCAGGACCCCAGGTAGGTCCTGCCTAGCCCAGCTGCCATCCTAGGGGGGACAGGGCTGCTGTGCCAGTAGAGTCAGAGAGGCTTGTGGTCCCAGGGGGGTTGATTGCTGGATGggacagcagctgctctggagaCCAAGGGACACAGAGGCAGTGATGTCCCTACCTGCCCCGACAGCTGCAGGGGAGGCTGATGCAGAGCATGATCATGTTTCTGCTCACCCCTAGTCTCCATTGTTCCTGGCTGCCCACCTGCACAGTGACCTGTTGTGAGCTGTGGGTGCCTTCCtcatccctctccccctcctcagctgttCCCCACACAGCCTCCCTTCTTGGGGTACAGCAGTCACATTCCCAGCAGACCTCCACCCCAGAGCCCTGCCAGGGGCTGGATGCCACAGTACACCTTTGCCCTTGGTCACCATGGGCTGGGACCAGCTGAATGCCCACCTTTGGTGCTGCGTGCACCTGGGGAGGAGCCAGTGAGTTGCTGGGCAGCTGCATGCTCTTGGACAGCTGCCTTTGTGCTGAAGCCATGATCTCTGCTTGCTGCAAGGAGGCTGTGGCTTTGATCAGCACAGCCTTGTGTCACCAGCATGTCACCAGCCCCTTGCCAGGGACAGAGGGGAGCTGTGGGACCGCAGCCTGGGGGCAGGAACAGTGTGGTGGCGCCCTGGGGcatcctgcctgctgctggggaaggttattTCTCAGGCTGAtctctgctttctgttgctGCAGGGTATGTGAGCAGCCAGCCTCGATGGAGCCGCATGAGTGGCCGGATGACATCACCAAATGGCCGGTGAGCATTGCCGGTGGCACAGAGCCTGTACGGGCAGCTGGAATATGGCATTTGCATCCCACTGTGCAGAGCCACAGCTGTGTGGTAGAAATGGGGGTCTCTGGTGCAGCCTCCTGCTTGTTGTCACAAACACCAGATCAGGGCAGCCATGGCTTTGTCTAGCCAAGGCTCAAAGCCGTCCAACAACAAAAGTTGCCGTGTGCCAACTAAAGCCCTGGGCCCTGCCAAGGTGATAGGGTGGTGGAGACCGACTCAGCCTTGGGGCTGTTTTCATCCCTCAGCTGAGAGGAGGTGTTGATTGAGGCTCAGGCAGCATCCTCCTGTCAGAGGGAGGCCTTGGGAGGCCCGTGCCTGTGGGACTGGCTTCTTCCCAAGGGGCTGTTTTGGCTTTACCCAGGCAGCAAGCAGAGCCACAGCTGTCTGGCTAGAGCCTGTTGTTGTTTTCCAGATCTGCACAAAAAACAGTGCTGGGAATTACACCAACCACCTTCACATGGACTGCGTGATTACAGGCCGGCCCTGCTGCATTGGGACCAAAGGAAGGTAATGAATTTTACCTGTATGGAGAGGGGCTTGGTGTTGGGGTGAGACACAGGAGGCCCTTTTCAGGTTGTAGACCCAGCTCTTTGTCCGTCTTGTCCTTCCCACACGCAgcctgagctgggctggggagttGGACAAGGAGCTGTGACAGGTCTCTCAGAGGGAGCAGGACTCTGGGATGAGCAAGAGATAAAAGCCAGCCTGAGTCTTCGGTGCGGCAGGGTATCTCACTCATCTGGTCCTGCAGTTTGGAGGGACTCAGATCCCAGGGATTAAATACTCCTGCTCGGGTGTTCTGCACTTTTCCTTAGGAGTGGCCAGCTTGGTCCTGACAGGCTACATTGGCCCCAGCCCGGAGTCCCTGAGCACTCAAGGAGGTGTCAGGAAACAACCTGCTCTGGGTTTGCCAAGGAAGAAGATGCTGTTCTTCCTTATGTTGCTCCTCACCTTGAGTAGTTACCCAGTGCTTGGGCCTGGCTTTCCCTGAACgagagaaaaatcagtgctgCCGCATGATGTTTCTCTGTCCCTGAAAGTCATgaccaggatgctcttggcctaGCCCCCGCCTCTCCACTCTGTCGGCTACAGAGGCACAAGAgtcccccagccctggagcCACAGCT
This window harbors:
- the RHBDF1 gene encoding inactive rhomboid protein 1 isoform X4; protein product: MSEARHDSTSSLQRKKPPWLKLDIPVPVPVSVPEEPQPVQPTRRQGFLRSVSMPAENTRVPSLPNEVRRPVLQRQTSITQTIKRGTADWFGVSKDSDATQKWQRKSLRHCSLRYGKLKPQVIREMDLPSQDNISLTSTETPPPLYVGPCQLGMQKIIDPLARGRAFRIADDNDGCSIPHTPITPGATSLCSFTSSRSGFNRLPRRRKRESVAKMSFRAAAALVKGRSVKDSTLRRAQRRSFTPASFLEEDTVDFPDELDTSFFAREGVLHEELSTYPDEVFESPSEAAIKDAEMKPPDQTDLTGGALDKNELERSHLLLPLERGWRKQKDGALAQPKVRLRQEVVSVSPQKRGQRIAVPVRKLFAKEKRPYGLGMVGKLTNRTYRKRIDSYVKRQIEDMDDHRPFFTYWVTFVHSLITILAVCIYGIAPVGFSQHETVDSVLRNRGVYENVKYVQQENFWIGPSSEALIHLGAKFSPCMRQDQQVHSFISAKREKEKHSACCVRNDKSGCVQTSEEECSSTLAVWVKWPHHPSTPMLAGSKRQFGSVCHQDPRVCEQPASMEPHEWPDDITKWPICTKNSAGNYTNHLHMDCVITGRPCCIGTKGRCEITSREYCEFMRGYFHEEATLCSQVHCMDDVCGLLPFLNPEVPDQFYRLWLSLFLHAGILHCLVSVCFQMTILRDLEKLAGWHRISIIYLLSGITGNLASAIFLPYRAEVGPAGSQFGILACLFVELFQSWQILARPWRAFFKLLAVVLFLFAFGLLPWIDNFAHISGFISGFFLSFAFLPYISFGKFDLYRKRCQIIVFQLIFIALFSGLVILFYFYPIKCEWCEFLTCIPFTDKFCEKYDLDAQLH
- the RHBDF1 gene encoding inactive rhomboid protein 1 isoform X5, producing MPAENTRVPSLPNEVRRPVLQRQTSITQTIKSRQVRFQRSQTLPVHGHRVGRSSLRKRQSLPRSFFRGTADWFGVSKDSDATQKWQRKSLRHCSLRYGKLKPQVIREMDLPSQDNISLTSTETPPPLYVGPCQLGMQKIIDPLARGRAFRIADDNDGCSIPHTPITPGATSLCSFTSSRSGFNRLPRRRKRESVAKMSFRAAAALVKGRSVKDSTLRRAQRRSFTPASFLEEDTVDFPDELDTSFFAREGVLHEELSTYPDEVFESPSEAAIKDAEMKPPDQTDLTGGALDKNELERSHLLLPLERGWRKQKDGALAQPKVRLRQEVVSVSPQKRGQRIAVPVRKLFAKEKRPYGLGMVGKLTNRTYRKRIDSYVKRQIEDMDDHRPFFTYWVTFVHSLITILAVCIYGIAPVGFSQHETVDSVLRNRGVYENVKYVQQENFWIGPSSEALIHLGAKFSPCMRQDQQVHSFISAKREKEKHSACCVRNDKSGCVQTSEEECSSTLAVWVKWPHHPSTPMLAGSKRQFGSVCHQDPRVCEQPASMEPHEWPDDITKWPICTKNSAGNYTNHLHMDCVITGRPCCIGTKGRCEITSREYCEFMRGYFHEEATLCSQVHCMDDVCGLLPFLNPEVPDQFYRLWLSLFLHAGILHCLVSVCFQMTILRDLEKLAGWHRISIIYLLSGITGNLASAIFLPYRAEVGPAGSQFGILACLFVELFQSWQILARPWRAFFKLLAVVLFLFAFGLLPWIDNFAHISGFISGFFLSFAFLPYISFGKFDLYRKRCQIIVFQLIFIALFSGLVILFYFYPIKCEWCEFLTCIPFTDKFCEKYDLDAQLH